TTTTTGCTAAGAAACAACCTTTGCCAAATTTTTTCACCAGGGAAATAACATTATCAATGTTATCGTACGTAACTTTTGACTTTTGTGATGGAATCCCTTCATTAATTGAATTCCCTTCTGGAAATGACAAATCATGAATCAGTCTAAATTTCCCTGGGACAGCTTTTGGAATAAGCCCTAAAGGAGAACAAATAAAAGGATCGAATGGGGGCTGTATAAATGGGCCTTGAATTCTTTGTAACTTTAATTCTTTGTGAATCTTTTCAGACACAGCTGTCAAGTTATCTCTAACTGATTTATGATTTTTGGAATGAAGAATATTTGGGTCCCCTTCAAAACCTATCGAGAAACCTTGAGAAAATCCCAATATCAATTGGGATTTAAAATAAGGGTCATAACCCTCTAATTCCTTCTCAAGAATGTCATATTTAACTGGTGTGGGAAGGATTGACTGATGAGGTTTTTTGCCCTGATGAGGATTGTTTACTTttgtaacattttgttttggtgtGGTTTCCGAAACAGATCTGACAAAGATGTTTAAATTTGCATGGGGATGATGTACATGGCATCCCTCTGTTGTAGGCAAAACAAACTTTTGGACGAAATGGCCGCTGTCCATTTTGTTGACGTTTGCCCGATTGTTGGGGTTGGCCACGAAAAGGCTTTTGGTTGGCTGCCTTTGTATAGAGTTCATCTATTGGCTTTTGCCATGGTGGACGGTGAGCTAGCCTAAGACGACGAAAAGATTCATCGTACTGACGCCATGCCACATCCCCATGGTTAGCTGCCATCTCTTGGATAGTTGTGGCATATTTCAACAGATTTGCTGCTTCTTCTGGtgattttacaatatatatggcAATGAATGTATTGAAACATGTAGTCCATTGTTCAATTGACAATGGTTCTTTTTGTGTTTTGCCTGGATTAATATTGAATGAGCCTGCTGTGATATTTACAGCGACTGGCTCCTCAGTATAATTTGGGAGTAATATTTTTAAGTCAATATATTCTTCCCCCCAGATCTTATTTCTAATTCTATCCGAGATACCTGCTCCTAACGGGATGCCTGCTGATAGATCGATTGACCTTATAGCAGAAGAATCTGGGTTATTCGACACACACTCACCCTTATTTCCAAATAAATTTTCTAATAACGTCATAATGGGTGATGGGTTACAATCGTTTGTAACTGGCGTCGTATTCCTAGGCTCCGAGATTGCCCGAGGGTTGGAAACTGATGATCCAGCACAACTAGCATTTGTCTGGCTCTGGATATTTGTGTCTGTCCCAGTTGGTATCACAATCTCGTGCTCTTCCCCAACAACATTCGAAGTCTGCAGTGACGCCTGTTGTTGCGAGTTCATTTGCCGTAACATGGCTGCCGCAAGTTTGTCATAGTCAATGTGACTGTCCGATGATTGTTGTGGTTCAGTGGCTGGTGTTGTTGTGGACTTCCTCTTTTTTGCATTGGCAGGACCAGTACTAGTGGACACTTTGTCTGTTGGAGCTGGTAGGGTTTTCGGAGAAGCTTTCCTTTTAGGGGCCATTCTCTTTATGCTGCAAAAATTATAGAAGAACCAAGAATCTTGAACTAGGGATACATTTCCACAATATTGTGTGAAATGAAATTAACCTGTACTTATGCACCTGCTGACACCCCAATGATGTAATACTGTACAccaaataaacttttttttttttttttttttttatattgtacCTCTGGTATCCATTAGATATACACTAACAATGGAAAAATGACACCTTGGTACTAAAGTGACCGGTGAATGTGTAGATAAAACCAAATGTTTACTGATTTGCATTCCTTTTGTCACTCTGTAACTTAATCTTATCTCACTTACCTAAAATTGTCTCATATTGTAAGTCAAGTGCATATAAagtacacaatctacattaccAAATAATGTGAATTGTCAATTTAGTGTAATTCTGACCCTTATAGATATATATCCAACATTGGTACATGATATTGCCAATTCATATTGTACCTCTCAGTCtatatgtattatgtacaacatgtatacTATGCATGTACATCAATCACTTGTGAAGATAGTGCAACAACTACctagtatatatatcaataaccATACATTGGTATAAGATTTGTATTTCATCATGGGTCTATAAGAAACACTAACTATGGTTTGGTGCAGCCCTGTAACTTTTACCATATTGTAAAATTAATGTACAAGCTAGACTGaccataattatatatgtaaacaagtGCTATGCTGTACGTACATGcaccaagttgtaaacaactTGCATTGTCAACTAGCTACACTCACCATAAATTTTGGTGCAATACTATACACCGAGCTGTAAATATACTTGTCAACAAGTTACACTCACCATATATTTTGGTGCAATACTATACACCGCATGtgacataattatatatgtaaacttGTGCAATACTGTACACTGAGTTGTACACATACTTGTCAACATGCTACACTCACCATATATTTTGGTGCAATACTATACACCGTGTGTGACATAATCATATATGTAAACTCATGCAATACTGTACACTGAGTTGTACACATACTTATCAACAAGCCACTCATCACATAGTTTGGTGCAATACTATACACCGCGTGTAAAAATTACGGTCAACCAGCTGGCCGCACTCACCATGGATTGGTGTAATACTGTACACCATGTGTAAAATTAAATGACAACAATTAAATAAAGATACCCTATTGACCATGAATTGGTGCAATGTTGTACAAATACTGTACAATATTGTCAAAAAGCtatgtatatcagatatatatatatagctagtaagTAAAAAAGGACAAGTGTGCATAAAGCTTTACCCTGTGATTTGTGTACTAAAAGTATGCTTCAACTGTATAAATATAGGATAATATAATCacatttgtgttgttttttacACTTCAACCCATAAACAAGGGCAACACACATCAGGTAAACTGTTACATtaagtatacaattataaacaGTACCTGATTATTTTAATTGAATTGTTTTGAAGCTGTTAGAATTGCAGCCTTGACACTTTGGAGGTATTTCCTCTGTGCAGTTGGATTCAGATGGACCCCATCTTTCTTCAGGAAGGACAGGTCTCGTTTCCAAAATCCACCTCTGTGCTGCCAGAAGGTGATCCGCCTACTTGTTTTAGTGCCCTGTGCTAGTAGTTGGTTGGCCCCGATGACTTTGTCATTGTATGTTTTCCCAGATACTCTGGGGTCTCTCCAAAACAACTGTCCGATGATAACAGATTTTGCTTTGTTTACCAGTAACAAGGCGTTTACAAGTTCGAGAATCCTTTGTACTAAGACGAATGGGGAAATATTGCCAAGATCATTTCCTCCTATTTGTAAGAAGACAATATCTGGGGAGTGAAATGCGAGGAGCTCATTTTTTGACTTCAGTTTTTCTAGGGTCAGACCTCCTTTTGCTCGGaatgttattttaaattgtTCCTTTGATAATCTTAAATTGTGGAATGCAGATTCCTGTTCTGTTAGTTCACGTAAACGGCGTATAAAGGAATGTCCTAGAATAACCACATTCATGCCACGTGCCTTTGTTTACATTCAACAGGTCGGAGTTCGTTAGTGACGCGGTCGTGACCTACTTAGCCATCATAAACACCGCTGCCACAGTCAGCCTTTGCATAAAGTGTTCACTGTCTTAACACGGCATTGTACAGTTCAAAACAGGTCATTGACCTCACGATCACATCAATGAATATGTTATTCAACTTATGCAATATCACTTACTGATAAAATCTTCACTTTTTAACTCAAAAAGCACATTTTCCACAACGAAATTCCGAGCACCAGTCTTTTGAAAGTAAATATCAGAAATGATCACGTGGCATGAATCCGACTGTCTGATTGGATGTCGGATCATGTGTGGGTGTACTTGGTTCCCCTCCATCGTGTCATGATCGTATTACCGTCATCGGTTAcgggtttattttgtttgtggGAGAACTCGATTTACTTCAGCCGTGTTATATAAGTAATCACTCCATTAATTTGGCTACTTaaattacacacatacataatattacGATGTACAacataaatttatttatttgcataaattgtatttatatttttctgcACCTTTTCCATACTTTTTCTGTAACTTTtctataccttttttgtaccttttcagtacctttttcatacctttttagtactttttttgtaactttttagtacctagaaaaagttataacttttttgtacctttttcatacctttatagtacctagaaaaagttataactttttttaaacttttttgtaccttttttatacctttttagtaccttttttgtaacttttagtacctagaaaaagttataacttttcttttaactttttagtacctagaaaaagttataacttttttgtacctttttcataccttttctgtacctttttagtacctagaaaaagttataacttttttgtaccttttctgtaccttttctgtacctttttagtacctagaaaaagttataacttttttttaactttttagtacctaaaTTATAcctatttttgtgtgaaatgtaacttttttataccttttttgtaccttttttataccttttttgtacctaataaaagttataactttttttaggtacagaaaagttatcaaaagttataactttttagtactaGATTGGAACCGCTGTTTAAACATGGTTCCAATCTAgcatcaaaagttataacttttttgtacctaaaaaagtataacttttttgtacctttttttgGTATGGGTAGCCTGTGCTGGTAGAGAATATGTTCAAACATTTAGGATTagttgagttatctcccctgtcctCCCAATACTGTACTGTTAAAACTTGGCTTGGATAGTGAGCATGCTGTCCATGGTCTTGCTTGGCTGCACATCACTGACAtaagcacattgttttcttaAATCAAACACCCTCTCCCTTATGAAAACACACATTGAAACTTTGCACATCTGCCATGTCAAAAGTTTTGCTCTTCTCTAACACTCATCAGTTGACAGAGTTAAGTTTAATTCTGACACTGGCACCATTTGCAATATAT
This Pecten maximus unplaced genomic scaffold, xPecMax1.1, whole genome shotgun sequence DNA region includes the following protein-coding sequences:
- the LOC117320477 gene encoding uncharacterized protein LOC117320477, translated to MAPKRKASPKTLPAPTDKVSTSTGPANAKKRKSTTTPATEPQQSSDSHIDYDKLAAAMLRQMNSQQQASLQTSNVVGEEHEIVIPTGTDTNIQSQTNASCAGSSVSNPRAISEPRNTTPVTNDCNPSPIMTLLENLFGNKGECVSNNPDSSAIRSIDLSAGIPLGAGISDRIRNKIWGEEYIDLKILLPNYTEEPVAVNITAGSFNINPGKTQKEPLSIEQWTTCFNTFIAIYIVKSPEEAANLLKYATTIQEMAANHGDVAWRQYDESFRRLRLAHRPPWQKPIDELYTKAANQKPFRGQPQQSGKRQQNGQRPFRPKVCFAYNRGMPCTSSPCKFKHLCQICFGNHTKTKCYKSKQSSSGQKTSSVNPSHTS
- the LOC117320478 gene encoding uncharacterized protein LOC117320478; translated protein: MNVVILGHSFIRRLRELTEQESAFHNLRLSKEQFKITFRAKGGLTLEKLKSKNELLAFHSPDIVFLQIGGNDLGNISPFVLVQRILELVNALLLVNKAKSVIIGQLFWRDPRVSGKTYNDKVIGANQLLAQGTKTSRRITFWQHRGGFWKRDLSFLKKDGVHLNPTAQRKYLQSVKAAILTASKQFN